In Nicotiana tabacum cultivar K326 chromosome 2, ASM71507v2, whole genome shotgun sequence, the following proteins share a genomic window:
- the LOC107801728 gene encoding uncharacterized protein LOC107801728 has product MALNQAGCNPKVLKAVLGLMAISLAAYILGPPLYWHLMEGIAAASSSVTTCPPCNCDCNSEPFFFIPAGLSNASLTDCAKRDPDVGEDTEKNFADLLSEELKLREAEALENQRKADMALLEAKKLTSQYMKEADKCNSGMETCEEAREKAEVALLAQKKLTATWEMRARQKGWKEGAAKSHTQSQGNVQTM; this is encoded by the exons ATGGCGTTGAATCAAGCAGGATGTAATCCGAAGGTGTTGAAAGCAGTATTGGGTTTAATGGCAATAAGCTTAGCAGCCTATATTTTAGGTCCACCTTTGTATTGGCACTTAATGGAAGGCAtagctgctgcttcttcttcagttaccACTTGCCCTCCTTGTAATTGTGATTGCAATTCTGAACCCTTCTTTTTCATTCCTGCAG GTTTGAGCAATGCTTCTTTGACAG ATTGTGCCAAGCGTGATCCAGATGTTGGTGAAGACACAGAAAAGAACTTTGCTGACTTGTTGTCTGAAGAACTTAAATTGCGAGAAGCTGAGGCCTTGGAAAATCAGCGGAAGGCTGACATGGCACTTCTTGAAGCAAAAAAGTTGACATCCCAATATATGAAAGAGGCAGACAAGTGCAATTCTGGAATGGAGACATGTGAAGAGGCAAGGGAAAAAGCTGAGGTAGCTTTACTGGCACAAAAGAAACTGACTGCTACATGGGAGATGAGAGCACGTCAAAAGGGATGGAAAGAAGGGGCAGCCAAGTCTCACACTCAGTCTCAGGGAAATGTACAGACAATGTAA
- the LOC107801727 gene encoding DNA topoisomerase 1-like (The RefSeq protein has 5 substitutions, 7 frameshifts, 1 non-frameshifting indel compared to this genomic sequence): MAVEAFSKTKLMAEVDDDDDDMPLVFKRSSTTSKQNQSNSSSQKQDGRSGRQASDVRSPNGQSSSAEKVKAGTSSKASRAVSPFTSPKASPSSGRTSPAPNSRPSASAGNQAKDVNQQSKIVPNEPKQAVEPKSEPNDEAEDSEDDKPLSARLSSGLSKSNSSHANKVLGTSASVQKSRPPKKEDSDDEIPLASRFQLKSNAGASTSKSSNSEEVKPKIRQNGLPSTTVLSKRPPGDVSLLLRLQLKSLGFLMHLHLFRVSEASVKPEKKTEDDDDDVPISQRIKKSVASASKLSSAKKATKVVSSSMKTKKKLKKSKYSKSSKLQPSSGEGQKWTTLVHNGVIFPPPYKPHGVKMLYKGKPVDLTPEQEEVATMYAVMLDTDYMSKLQFKENFMNDWRKILGKNHVIQNLDDCDFTPIYERPSSEKEKKKQMSTKRKRPLREEKLKQEEKYMWAIVDGVKEKVGNFRVEPPGLFRGRGEHPKMGKLKRRIRPNDITINIGKGAPIPECPIPGERWKEVRHDNTVTWLAFWNDPINPREFKYVFLAASSSLKGQSDKEKYEKARRLKDYIEGIRSAYTKDFTSKDPVKRQIAVATYLIDKLALRAGNEKDDDEADTVGCCTLKVENVEPVPPNILKFDFLGKDSIRYQNEVAVYKPVFKAIQLFRSGKKGGDDLFDKLDTSKLNAHLKELMPGLTAKVFRTYNASVTLEQQLTKLTQGGELAEKVAVYNLANKEVAIICNHQRSVSKSHSVQISKLNEKIDELKALLEEFKVDLARAKKGKPPLKGADGKAKRNLAPEALQKKIDQTNVKIENIEKQIETKEELKTVALGTSKINYLDPRITVAWCERHRFP; the protein is encoded by the exons ATGGCTGTTGAGGCTTTTTCCAAGACAAAGTTGATGGCTgaagttgatgatgatgatgatgatatgcCCTTAGTTTTCAAACGAAGTAGTACCACATCAAAGCAGAATCAGTCAAATTCATCATCTCAGAAGCAGGATGGACGATCGGGGCGGCAAGCTTCTGATGTACGTTCTCCTAATGGCCAGAGCTCTAGTGCTCAGAAAGTTAAGGCAGGCACCTCTTCTAAGGCTTCTCGGGCAGTTTCACCTTTCACTAGTCCAAAAGCATCACCTTCATCAGGCAGGACATCTCCTGCACCAAACTCAAGGCCATCTGCCTCTGCGGGTAATCAGGCAAAAGATGTTAATCAACAATCCAAGATTGTTCCTAATGAGCCAAAACAAGCTGTTGAACCAAAATCTGAACCTAATGATGAAGCTGAGGATTCTGAAGATGATAAACCATTGAGTGCTAGGCTTTCTTCTGGGTTATCTAAGAGCAATTCTAGTCATGCCAACAAAGTGCTTGGTACTTCAGCATCAGTTCAAAAGTCTAGACCTCCCAAAAAAGAGGATTCAGATGATGAAATTCCCTTAGCGTCAAGGTTTCAATTGAAGTCCAATGCAGGGGCTTCCACAAGCAAGTCTTCTAATTCTGAAGAAGTTAAGCCTAAAATTCGGCAAAATGGTTTGCCATCTACAACAGTTTTAAGTAAGAGACCCCCTGGTGATGTAA GTCTGCTGCTCAGGCTTCAGTTAAAAAGCCTAGGCTTTCTGATGCATCTACACCTGTTTCGAGTAA AAGCGTCTGTTAAACCTGAAAAAAAGACAGAGGACGACGACGATGACGATGACGTTCCTATATCTCAGAGAATTAAAAAGTCAGTAGCTTCAGCTAGTAAATTGTCGTCTGCAAAGAAAGCAACCAAAGTTGTTTCGTCGTCgatgaaaacaaagaagaaattgaagaaatccaAGTACTCTAAGTCGTCGAAACTGCAGCCAAGCTCTGGTGAAGGGCAAAAATGGACTACATTGGTTCACAACGGTGTGATTTTTCCGCCTCCATACAAGCCTCATGGGGTTAAGATGCTCTACAAGGGAAAGCCCGTAGATCTGACTCCAGAGCAGGAGGAG GTTGCAACAATGTATGCCGTGATGTTAGACACTGATTACATGAGTAAGCTGCAGTTCAAAGAGAATTTCATGAATGACTGGAGAAAAATACTAGGAAAAAACCATGTCATTCAAAATTTAGATGACTGTGATTTTACCCCAATATATGAGTGGCATCAAAgtgagaaggagaagaagaagcaaatgaGTAC GAA GAGAAAAAG ATTGAGAGAAGAGAAACTCAAGCAAGAAGAGAAGTACATGTGGGCTATTGTTGATGGTGTTAAGGAGAAG gttggaaactttcgggttgaaCCACCTGGACTGTTTCGTGGCCGTGGAGAACATCCAAAG ATGGGAAAGCTAAAGAGACGGATCCGGCCAAATGATATTACAATAAATATTGGAAAGGGTGCTCCGATACCGGAGTGCCCCATCCCTGGCGAAAG ATGGAAGGAAGTAAGGCACGACAACACTGTAACATGGTTAGCATTCTGGAATGACCCTATCAATCCAAGAGAATTCAAATACGTTTTCCTGGCAGCCAGTAGTTCCTTGAAAGGGCAAAGCGATAAAGAAAAGTATGAGAAAGCAAGGCGTTTAAAG GATTACATTGAAGGCATTAGATCTGCATATACAAAGGATTTTACAAGTAAAGATCCTGTGAAGCGTCAGATCGCAGTTGCAACTTATCTTATTGATAAATTAGCTTTGAGGGCAGGGAATGAGAAG GATGACGACGAAGCTGATACAGTTGGTTGTTGTACTTTAAAAGTAGAGAATGTAGAGCCAGTACCTCCAAATATTTTGAAG TTCGATTTTCTTGGTAAAGATTCTATCAGGTATCAAAATGAGGTGGCTGTGTATGAGCCTGTTTTCAAAGCTATTCAACTGTTCCGAAGTG GAAAAAAGGGCGGTGATGATCTTTTTGACAAGCTTGACACGAGTAAGCTTAATGCCCATCTAAAGGAACTCATGCCAGGCCTGACAGCAAAAGTATTTCGTACTTATAATGCATCTGTTACACTGGAGCAGCAA TTGACCAAGCTGACACAAGGTGGAGAGCTCGCTGAGAAAGTTGCGGTATATAATTTGGCAAATAAAGAG GTTGCAATAATTTGTAATCACCAGCGTAGTGTTTCAAAGTCGCATAGTGTACAAATTTCAAAGTTGAATGAGAAGATAGATGAATTGAAG GCTCTTTTGGAAGAATTCAAAGTAGATTTGGCTCGGGCCAAAAAAGGGAAGCCTCCATTGAAGGGCGCTGATGGCAAGGCAAAGAGGAACTTGGCCCCTGAAGC ATTACAGAAAAAGATAGATCAAACGAATGTGAAGATTGAGAACATAGAGAGGCAAATAGAAACGAAAGAAGAGTTGAAAACTGTGGCTTTGGGCACATCAAAAATCAACTATCTGGATCCTAGGATCACAGTTGCATGGTGTAAGCGCCAT AGGTTCCCATAG
- the LOC107801727 gene encoding DNA topoisomerase 1-like isoform X1 — translation MAVEAFSKTKLMAEVDDDDDDMPLVFKRSSTTSKQNQSNSSSQKQDGRSGRQASDVRSPNGQSSSAQKVKAGTSSKASRAVSPFTSPKASPSSGRTSPAPNSRPSASAGNQAKDVNQQSKIVPNEPKQAVEPKSEPNDEAEDSEDDKPLSARLSSGLSKSNSSHANKVLGTSASVQKSRPPKKEDSDDEIPLASRFQLKSNAGASTSKSSNSEEVKPKIRQNGLPSTTVLSKRPPGDVKSAAQASVKKPRLSDASTPVSSKQASVKPEKKTEDDDDDDDVPISQRIKKSVASASKLSSAKKATKVVSSSMKTKKKLKKSKYSKSSKLQPSSGEGQKWTTLVHNGVIFPPPYKPHGVKMLYKGKPVDLTPEQEEVATMYAVMLDTDYMSKLQFKENFMNDWRKILGKNHVIQNLDDCDFTPIYEWHQSEKEKKKQMSTEEKKALREEKLKQEEKYMWAIVDGVKEKVGNFRVEPPGLFRGRGEHPKMGKLKRRIRPNDITINIGKGAPIPECPIPGERWKEVRHDNTVTWLAFWNDPINPREFKYVFLAASSSLKGQSDKEKYEKARRLKDYIEGIRSAYTKDFTSKDPVKRQIAVATYLIDKLALRAGNEKDDDEADTVGCCTLKVENVEPVPPNILKFDFLGKDSIRYQNEVAVYEPVFKAIQLFRSGKKGGDDLFDKLDTSKLNAHLKELMPGLTAKVFRTYNASVTLEQQLTKLTQGGELAEKVAVYNLANKEVAIICNHQRSVSKSHSVQISKLNEKIDELKALLEEFKVDLARAKKGKPPLKGADGKAKRNLAPEALQKKIDQTNVKIENIERQIETKEELKTVALGTSKINYLDPRITVAWCKRHEVPIEKMFNKSLLAKFAWAMDVEPSFTF, via the exons ATGGCTGTTGAGGCTTTTTCCAAGACAAAGTTGATGGCTgaagttgatgatgatgatgatgatatgcCCTTAGTTTTCAAACGAAGTAGTACCACATCAAAGCAGAATCAGTCAAATTCATCATCTCAGAAGCAGGATGGACGATCGGGGCGGCAAGCTTCTGATGTACGTTCTCCTAATGGCCAGAGCTCTAGTGCTCAGAAAGTTAAGGCAGGCACCTCTTCTAAGGCTTCTCGGGCAGTTTCACCTTTCACTAGTCCAAAAGCATCACCTTCATCAGGCAGGACATCTCCTGCACCAAACTCAAGGCCATCTGCCTCTGCGGGTAATCAGGCAAAAGATGTTAATCAACAATCCAAGATTGTTCCTAATGAGCCAAAACAAGCTGTTGAACCAAAATCTGAACCTAATGATGAAGCTGAGGATTCTGAAGATGATAAACCATTGAGTGCTAGGCTTTCTTCTGGGTTATCTAAGAGCAATTCTAGTCATGCCAACAAAGTGCTTGGTACTTCAGCATCAGTTCAAAAGTCTAGACCTCCCAAAAAAGAGGATTCAGATGATGAAATTCCCTTAGCGTCAAGGTTTCAATTGAAGTCCAATGCAGGGGCTTCCACAAGCAAGTCTTCTAATTCTGAAGAAGTTAAGCCTAAAATTCGGCAAAATGGTTTGCCATCTACAACAGTTTTAAGTAAGAGACCCCCTGGTGATGTAAAGTCTGCTGCTCAGGCTTCAGTTAAAAAGCCTAGGCTTTCTGATGCATCTACACCTGTTTCGAGTAAGCAAGCGTCTGTTAAACCTGAAAAAAAGACAGAGGACGACGACGATGACGATGACGTTCCTATATCTCAGAGAATTAAAAAGTCAGTAGCTTCAGCTAGTAAATTGTCGTCTGCAAAGAAAGCAACCAAAGTTGTTTCGTCGTCgatgaaaacaaagaagaaattgaagaaatccaAGTACTCTAAGTCGTCGAAACTGCAGCCAAGCTCTGGTGAAGGGCAAAAATGGACTACATTGGTTCACAACGGTGTGATTTTTCCGCCTCCATACAAGCCTCATGGGGTTAAGATGCTCTACAAGGGAAAGCCCGTAGATCTGACTCCAGAGCAGGAGGAG GTTGCAACAATGTATGCCGTGATGTTAGACACTGATTACATGAGTAAGCTGCAGTTCAAAGAGAATTTCATGAATGACTGGAGAAAAATACTAGGAAAAAACCATGTCATTCAAAATTTAGATGACTGTGATTTTACCCCAATATATGAGTGGCATCAAAgtgagaaggagaagaagaagcaaatgaGTACCGAA GAGAAAAAGGCATTGAGAGAAGAGAAACTCAAGCAAGAAGAGAAGTACATGTGGGCTATTGTTGATGGTGTTAAGGAGAAG gttggaaactttcgggttgaaCCACCTGGACTGTTTCGTGGCCGTGGAGAACATCCAAAG ATGGGAAAGCTAAAGAGACGGATCCGGCCAAATGATATTACAATAAATATTGGAAAGGGTGCTCCGATACCGGAGTGCCCCATCCCTGGCGAAAG ATGGAAGGAAGTAAGGCACGACAACACTGTAACATGGTTAGCATTCTGGAATGACCCTATCAATCCAAGAGAATTCAAATACGTTTTCCTGGCAGCCAGTAGTTCCTTGAAAGGGCAAAGCGATAAAGAAAAGTATGAGAAAGCAAGGCGTTTAAAG GATTACATTGAAGGCATTAGATCTGCATATACAAAGGATTTTACAAGTAAAGATCCTGTGAAGCGTCAGATCGCAGTTGCAACTTATCTTATTGATAAATTAGCTTTGAGGGCAGGGAATGAGAAG GATGACGACGAAGCTGATACAGTTGGTTGTTGTACTTTAAAAGTAGAGAATGTAGAGCCAGTACCTCCAAATATTTTGAAG TTCGATTTTCTTGGTAAAGATTCTATCAGGTATCAAAATGAGGTGGCTGTGTATGAGCCTGTTTTCAAAGCTATTCAACTGTTCCGAAGTG GAAAAAAGGGCGGTGATGATCTTTTTGACAAGCTTGACACGAGTAAGCTTAATGCCCATCTAAAGGAACTCATGCCAGGCCTGACAGCAAAAGTATTTCGTACTTATAATGCATCTGTTACACTGGAGCAGCAA TTGACCAAGCTGACACAAGGTGGAGAGCTCGCTGAGAAAGTTGCGGTATATAATTTGGCAAATAAAGAG GTTGCAATAATTTGTAATCACCAGCGTAGTGTTTCAAAGTCGCATAGTGTACAAATTTCAAAGTTGAATGAGAAGATAGATGAATTGAAG GCTCTTTTGGAAGAATTCAAAGTAGATTTGGCTCGGGCCAAAAAAGGGAAGCCTCCATTGAAGGGCGCTGATGGCAAGGCAAAGAGGAACTTGGCCCCTGAAGC ATTACAGAAAAAGATAGATCAAACGAATGTGAAGATTGAGAACATAGAGAGGCAAATAGAAACGAAAGAAGAGTTGAAAACTGTGGCTTTGGGCACATCAAAAATCAACTATCTGGATCCTAGGATCACAGTTGCATGGTGTAAGCGCCATGAGGTTCCCATAGAAAAG